The genomic stretch CTCCCTTGATAGACAGAGTTTAGGTAATCCTCATGAACGTTGAAGTGGGCGTTTCATCCGCTAATTTAGATGAACAGCAAGCTGTTAAAGCCCCGCGAACACAGCCTGAAAACACAAAGAAACTCAACTTGATGGGCATGTCGCGTGCGCAATTGGAACAGTTTTTTGAAAGTATCGGCGAGAAAAAATTTCGCGCAGGTCAGGTGATGAAATGGGTCCACCAATTCTTCGTGACTGACTTTGCAGAGATGAGCAACATCTCTGGAAAATTGCGTGAGAAACTTGAACAAATTTGTGAAATTAAAGCGCCCGAAGTGGTGCATCGCCATTACTCCAAAGACGGTACCCGTAAGTGGGTGTTCCGTGTCGGTGATGGCGCAGGTTCTTTGGTTGAAACCGTACTTATTCCTGCTGATGATAAAACTGGCGCGCGTAAAACCTTGTGTATTTCATCACAAGTTGGCTGTGCACTGGATTGTTCGTTCTGCTCAACCGGAAAGCAAGGCTTTCAGCGTGACTTGAGCCCCGACGAAATTATTGGTCAGTTGTGGATGGCGAACTACTCTTATATGGAAGAGGTTGCTGTTGCAGAGCGCGAACGTACGGTCACCAACGTGGTGATGATGGGGATGGGCGAGCCGCTACTCAACTACGATGCGGTACTGAGCTCGATGTATTTGATGCTCGATGACTTTGCCTATGGCATGTCTAAACGCCGTGTGACCTTGTCGACCTCAGGTGTGGTGCCAAAAATTGATCAATTGGGGCAAGACATTGATGTTGCATTGGCAATTTCACTGCATGCACCGAATGATGCATTACGTGATGAATTGGTTCCAATCAATAAAAAATATCCATTGGCACAACTCATTAGTGCTTGTCAGCGTTATATTGCTAAAAATGGCAATGAAAGCACACGTAAACATGTCACCATCGAATATGTGATGCTTGATGGTGTCAACGATAAACCAGAACATGCACAACAGCTGATTAAGCTCTTGAAAAATTTACCAAGTAAAATTAATTTAATTCCATTTAACCCATTTCCGCATGCGCCATATGAACGTTCTAGTCGTAATCGGACTATTTCTTTTCAAAAAACTTTGTCTGATGCTGGATTTGTGTGTACGATTCGACAAACGCGTGGTGATGATATCGATGCTGCGTGTGGACAATTGGTTGGGCAAGTGGCTGACAGAACACGTCGCGCTGCGCAATGGAAAAAGAAAGTTGAAGAAGGTCAGGTGATTTTACGTAGCTCAAGTGAGATCGACTAGGGAGTAAACTTTGAATAAACCAATGTATGCAAAAATGATTACACTTGCTGTAATTGGTTTTTTTACATGGTCGATTCAAGGCTGCCACAGTTCAGCTGCCAATACCTTGGTCAAAAGAGACCCAGAGAAAGCAGTAAAAGTGCGGACCCAACTCGCTGCAGAATATATTCGTGCAGGTGATCTTGATGCTGCAAAACGTGCTTTAGATCAGGCATTTACTGCCGACTCAAAAGACTCTGGCGCCAATATGATGATGGGTGTCTTGTTGCAGCAAGAGGGCAGTCCAACCAGTTTGGAACAAGCGGATCGCTACTTTAAACGTGCGATTGGATCTGATCCAAAGAATGCCCAAGCCCGTAATAATTATGGAACCTATTTGTTTCAACAGCAGCGTTATCCGGAAGCAATTGCACAGTTTAAAATCGCAGGTGCAGCACTCGGATATGATCAGCGCTATGTTGCACTTGAAAATTTAGGTCGAGTTTATTTAAGCTTAGATGATGTGACACTTGCAGAAAAAACCTTTAAACAGGCATTGCAAGTGAATCGCGATTCGAGCATTTCAATGTTACAGTTAGCTGAGCTTCTGTATTTACAGCAGAAATTTAGCGAAGCTGGCCCTTTTTATACGCAGTTTGTGCGTTTAACAGGGGTGAAAAATCAAAGTGCTGCTGCACTTTGGCTCGGCATACGCCTTGCGCGTGCCAATGGTGATGAGATGGGAATGCAAGTGTTGATAAATCAATTGCGTGCGCTTTTCCCTGACAGTCAAGAATATCAACGTTTTTTGCAATTACAGTACAGTACTGAGGCCGTATGGAAGTAAATCCTAATTCACAGCAACCTACTGGTTCAAACGTAGCACCTAAGGCTTTAGGAGATGTTCAGCGTCCTGGTGAGTACTTGCGCCAAATCCGAATTTCACTTGCACGTGATATTGAAGACGTTGCTGCGGAATTACGAATCCCACAGAAAAGCATAGAAGCACTTGAGCAAGATCAATATACCTTGCTGCCTGAAGCGACATTTATTAAGGGCTACTATCGCTCTTATGCGAAATATTTAAATGTTGATGCCAGTGAAATTATTCAACGCTTTGACGAAATTTATGAAAATGACACAGGCTTATTGTCTAGTCATGCATTGAATGATTCTCCAATCAAAATTATGGGGAAATTACCAGGCTCGACGGGTGGTCGCAACAAAAAGTGGGGAAAACGCTTGGTGGTGGCTGCCGTTGCCTTATTGGTGATTCTGCTTTTGGTTTTGGGTGTGCAGAAATGGTCAGCTAAAAAGAGCAAAGATATTGATGTTCCTGTACAAAATACCGATGTTCAAGTGTTGCCTT from Acinetobacter pullicarnis encodes the following:
- the rlmN gene encoding 23S rRNA (adenine(2503)-C(2))-methyltransferase RlmN; the protein is MNVEVGVSSANLDEQQAVKAPRTQPENTKKLNLMGMSRAQLEQFFESIGEKKFRAGQVMKWVHQFFVTDFAEMSNISGKLREKLEQICEIKAPEVVHRHYSKDGTRKWVFRVGDGAGSLVETVLIPADDKTGARKTLCISSQVGCALDCSFCSTGKQGFQRDLSPDEIIGQLWMANYSYMEEVAVAERERTVTNVVMMGMGEPLLNYDAVLSSMYLMLDDFAYGMSKRRVTLSTSGVVPKIDQLGQDIDVALAISLHAPNDALRDELVPINKKYPLAQLISACQRYIAKNGNESTRKHVTIEYVMLDGVNDKPEHAQQLIKLLKNLPSKINLIPFNPFPHAPYERSSRNRTISFQKTLSDAGFVCTIRQTRGDDIDAACGQLVGQVADRTRRAAQWKKKVEEGQVILRSSSEID
- the pilW gene encoding type IV pilus biogenesis/stability protein PilW, which gives rise to MYAKMITLAVIGFFTWSIQGCHSSAANTLVKRDPEKAVKVRTQLAAEYIRAGDLDAAKRALDQAFTADSKDSGANMMMGVLLQQEGSPTSLEQADRYFKRAIGSDPKNAQARNNYGTYLFQQQRYPEAIAQFKIAGAALGYDQRYVALENLGRVYLSLDDVTLAEKTFKQALQVNRDSSISMLQLAELLYLQQKFSEAGPFYTQFVRLTGVKNQSAAALWLGIRLARANGDEMGMQVLINQLRALFPDSQEYQRFLQLQYSTEAVWK
- a CDS encoding helix-turn-helix domain-containing protein, producing MEVNPNSQQPTGSNVAPKALGDVQRPGEYLRQIRISLARDIEDVAAELRIPQKSIEALEQDQYTLLPEATFIKGYYRSYAKYLNVDASEIIQRFDEIYENDTGLLSSHALNDSPIKIMGKLPGSTGGRNKKWGKRLVVAAVALLVILLLVLGVQKWSAKKSKDIDVPVQNTDVQVLPLNGAASSSLGDELVLNFSRPTSVHIVDGTGKVLSTGRKAETLTLHGSSPFQIRLDDAKAVSLSLNNEQISLSSYTVNGKAEFRLSR